One Drosophila virilis strain 15010-1051.87 chromosome 5, Dvir_AGI_RSII-ME, whole genome shotgun sequence DNA window includes the following coding sequences:
- the LOC138911419 gene encoding uncharacterized protein produces MKAFARVLVHCCVLLHLFGALQGRLFLAQNGIIYCKWSSRLTCNKFKPVCVQIGSGTALTCKHYKNECQYLIDQCLGKTEFGLNGMIVAFETNCAKIFAGNKGTCSS; encoded by the exons ATGAAGGCATTCGCTCGGGTTCTTGTCCATTGCTGCGTATTGCTTCATCTGTTTGGAGCACTGCAGGGCCGGCTCTTTCTGGCCCAGAACGGCATCATCTACTGCAAGTGGTCCAGTAGATTAACATGCAATAAGTTTAAGCCCGTATGTGTGCAAATCGGATCAGGTACTGCATTGACTTGCAAACATTATAAGAACGAGTGTCAATATCTGATTGACCAATGTCTGGGTAAAACTG AATTTGGGCTCAATGGTATGATCGTGGCTTTCGAAACGAATTGCGCGAAGATTTTTGCTGGTAACAAGGGCACATGCAGttcttaa